The Bdellovibrionales bacterium nucleotide sequence GGGGGTTTTTCGGATGTAACGATCCGCAAATGGCTGATCCTAAAAATCAATTCACGACAAACACCAGTACTAAGCGAAACTATTCATCTAAACGCACAAATAACATCATCAAAAGCACAACGAACACAAACAGCGACGGTAGAACGACAACACCTCCTCAACACACCTCCTCAAGAAACACACAACTCCTCAAGTCATGCAGAGGTCCTGAGTGTGGTGGAAATTGGGAGATTGAGGGAGTTGGAGGAAAAGTGGGAAGCACGATCGACAATATTCCGACACTCAACGAGCTCGTACCAGCAATTACAGCGGAGGTTTCTGTGGGTCCTGGCAATTGCTGCCGAAGAGAGGACGGAGGAATTCGAGGCCTTCCGGGACAAACACGACTGGACGGCAACGACAACGGCTTTCTATTGGAATGCGGTCATTGCAGCGTCAAAGACGCTGGATATCCAAGTGACTTATGCAATGCGCACCGCTCAAAAATGGTTTCAATTTATTGCCAAGGAAGAAGATGCGAAGCGGCCGACGACGCCAATTACGAAAGATCAAGTGGAACTAGCGGCGTTAGCACTGAACGAAAGACTTGGAATGGCGATTCGACTGTGTTTTCAGTTGGGACAACGGATAGGGGACACTCTCCAACTGACACTATGCAACATAGGGTCTGTCACAGATGCCCACACGAACACGGAGTTCACCACGATTATGTACAAACGCGGGAAAACAACGCGTCGACGCGACCCGTTCACGCTACACCTAGAATACAACTCCCAGCTCGCCAAAGATCTGCGAGCGCTGGTGGAAAAGGGACGCACAGCTTCAACTCCCTGGACGATGTTGTTCACGAGCGACAGGGAACTCGCAGCGAATCTAATACGGATGGAACTAAAGAAGGTGAGCTCGGATCTGTGCTTGCTGTCCCTACGCCGGGGGGGCCTCATAGCGATGGCGCAAGGGGGTGCGTCGATTTCGACTTTGCTTCACCATTCGAGGCACGCGAGCGACTCGATGTTAGCACGCTATTTGAATTGGGGCACGTACAATTTTACGGCCGCGCGCGAGCTGATGCAACTTGCTGGCCCCTCCATGTAAAGAATCACGTGAGAATCCTTGACGAGGCTCGAGCAACGTCTATGATGAACAGCACAGAATTAGGCTACTACACGTCCGTCCGTCGTTTCTTTGAAGAACCTTTCCTTGCCACGGTACCCTCCTCAGGGGAAAGCATAGGTCAACTTTCACAAGAAGACGTGAACGTTCTACTGACAGCTGGTTTGATCGAGCGAGCGAACCCATCACATTTAACAAATTCACCAATGCTTCATGTCTTCTCGGTTCCGGAGGTTACAAAACGCCGACGCCGCCTGATCTGCCATACCGTCGATATCAACAAAGCCTCCTTGGCCGATGATCTACCACACTGCAATTTTGATGGCCTCGATTCCCTGCTGGATTCCTTATTGGACGACTCAAAGGGAGAATGGCATGCATGGACGGTAGACATCGCCTCCTATTATCACCAATTCCCTCTCGATGCCTCAGCCAGGAAGTTTTTTCGGTTCAAGGTACCTGAAATAGGGGTTTTTCAATTATGCACAATTCCGACAGGTCAACGCCATTGTGTCGCTAGAGCCCAAGCTTTCTCTCAATTTCTGACGCGTCTCACGCTGAATCAAGCAAATCTTCCCTTGGTAAGGTGTGTCGATGTTTACATCGACAATTTCCTCTTCGCCTTCCACAGTAAAGAGGCGGCTTCGTCCACAAGAGAAGTTTTCACGACCATATGCAACACACTCGGCGTGACATTAAATGAGTTCGCCGGACCCCAACATCTGGTGGGGCTAGAACATCGAGGGGTGGTTTTTCAAACAAGCGGCACCGCAACAACGGCAAAAATCTCTTCCAAAACACAGCAGAAACTCATGGACGCACTGCGCCACATAAACCGCTTACCAACACTTGCCGATGCCCTGAGTATTTTTGGGGTCTGTCAGTACGCGTCGAGAATTCACCGGTTGCCTCTTTTCCCTTTCTACCACATCTACAAATTTATTAGACGAAGATCCCGCCTAATAGCAACTTCGGTACTATCCTTAAAGGAGGAAGCTCGCATATGGCCATCCATTGTAGGTCTGTGGGAACGATGGATTTTGGAAATCCTGCACACTGTTCGAACACCTTTGCTGACATCCTGCCCCTACCACATTGTCTCAGATGCGTCCAACTCGGGATGGGGAGCCGTCATTTTTCCCCCAGGTGGCGCGCCCTTTGCTGTTGCAGGTTCGTGGACCCCAGTCACTTCCACACTTCACATCAATGCAAAAGAACTTCTGGCACTCACGTTAGCGGCAACGCATGTCCCCCGAGGAGAAAAACTCAAGTTGCTTTTGGACAACAC carries:
- a CDS encoding site-specific integrase, translated to MTIRKGGFSDVTIRKWLILKINSRQTPVLSETIHLNAQITSSKAQRTQTATVERQHLLNTPPQETHNSSSHAEVLSVVEIGRLRELEEKWEARSTIFRHSTSSYQQLQRRFLWVLAIAAEERTEEFEAFRDKHDWTATTTAFYWNAVIAASKTLDIQVTYAMRTAQKWFQFIAKEEDAKRPTTPITKDQVELAALALNERLGMAIRLCFQLGQRIGDTLQLTLCNIGSVTDAHTNTEFTTIMYKRGKTTRRRDPFTLHLEYNSQLAKDLRALVEKGRTASTPWTMLFTSDRELAANLIRMELKKVSSDLCLLSLRRGGLIAMAQGGASISTLLHHSRHASDSMLARYLNWGTYNFTAARELMQLAGPSM